Genomic DNA from Prunus persica cultivar Lovell chromosome G1, Prunus_persica_NCBIv2, whole genome shotgun sequence:
ttcttcttctttgtggtGATAATAGAGATATCTGTATATGAAGCTGGGGCTGGGGATGTGGGACCAATTGTGCACTCTAtgtatttcatatttttgtcattttggGATTTGACATGCTTTTCTTAACATGTTGATGTTTTCGCGTTTCTCTattctattttattatatgGTAGGATGCAGGATATTGAACTTATGCACATGCGGTATGCTCTAGATTCAGCTGTTCTTGCGGTTGGAGTGATGGAAAGGACTATGACTGGTGAAAGAGAAAGTCTTCATCAAGTTGCATTTGACCATTTGAAAGATCTGCAGAACCATTTGGAGGCTGTCAATGACATCCCTCGCAAGGTAGTCTATTgtgaatatgttttttttagccCAACATTTTCAATCCTAACTCCTTTTTGTGGTTGTTAAAACTGTTATTTTCTCATGTTTATGCTTGATAAGTACAACTTGCAATTACATGTCTAACATGTTTCCTCGGGCAAATCTGTTGCATTTTGTCTTTGAAAGTTGTTTTGTGTAAAATATAATCGCCgaaaaatgcatgaaaaagaaattatttatCATTCATGTTCTGATGCTAGAGAATTAGCAACTGCTAAAGGGATTgcattttggtattttgttcAAGTTTATTTTGAAGTTTCATGTTTTCCTTTGAAATCTAAATGCTCTCAATTTGTTCGTGATGTCATCAGTTTTATTAGTTTGCTGCATCTTTTTCCTGTTGTTCattgtaattattttataatgcCTCTGTAATGATGCAGATCATGATGGCGAATGTCATAATTTCGCTTTTACATATGGATGATCTTTCTCTCAATTTGGCTCATTGTGCCTCACCAGGGAGCTATTCTGAATCACATTACACATGTTCTTCAGAACAAACTGATCTAACACGTGAAGAGGGAAACAAATTGGTTGTATCTTTCACGGGGAAACTACTTGATATATTACATCACTGTCTTCCTTCAACTATAACTGAACTAGATCATGCTCTAAGTGATGGCGTAAGTAGGGGTGGAAGACAAGCATTGGAGTGGAGAGCATCAATTGCTAAACATTTCATTGAAGAGTGGGAATGGCGGTTGTCAATTTTGCAGCGTCTTCTTCCTTTATCTGAACGCCAGTGGCGGTGGAAGGAGGCATTAACTGTATTACGTGCCGCACCATCTAAACTACTTAACCTGTGAGTTCTACAagccttttcttctttgggaATTTATATGATGATCAATTGGTTCTTGTGCATGAATTACTTTTCGGATATTGGTTATAGGGTTTGCAAATGGGGGTTTATCCTATAAGAAAATGGTAGTTTATAACGATTATAAACTATATTGACCACCCAGGCCAAACAAAATGTGATGACCTCATTTGCCAAATGATAGAAATAGATGCTGATATTTGAAGATGATAGTACATCATCAGTTAATATGAAGTTGATGACATCTTATTTTCTGAAGGTAAATATTATAGTTGTTCTTATATATCTCAGTTGCATGCAAAGAGCAAAGTATGACATTGGGGAAGAAGCAGTGCATCGGTTTTCATTGTCTGCAGAAGATAAAGCTACCCTCGAATTAGCTGAGTGGGTGGATAGTGCCGTCAGAAGACAATCTGTATGATTCAGATCAAATTCCTTGAACTGCTTATTTTATGCTTGTCAGCTTTAACTATCTATAACCGTCTTGCTTAAATAATATTGCTGAATCTTTGTTGTCTTTGGTTccaaatttactttactttcCTTTCTATGTGGactttttttgtggttttgttttgtattgcgGTGCCTTCATCAGTATTCTCTCATAAAATGGCCTCACTTTTCTGGCTTTTCTAGGTAGAAGATGTAGTCTCTCGTGCTACTGATGGTGGGACTTCTACAATACATGATCTGGATTTTTCTTCATTGCGCTCCCAGTTAGGTCCTTTGGCTGCAGTAAGTGCTTAGAGTGTTAAGTCTCTATTCCCCTTTGTCTTCAAGTGAGGTTGAATATTTAATCAATTCTCTAAGGTTTAGGCTGATATTCTCAATATAACCTTCCAGATTCTTCTTTGTATTGACGTTGCTGCTACTTCTGCTCGGTCTGCAAAGATATCCCAGCAGCTTTTGGATCAGGCAATGCTCAAATAAACTCGGAAGATGAAGATACTGATATTTTGTCTTCATATATACTTGTcttagattattttgttttcaaattttctaatTTCCAGAAGATAAGTGGTGTTAAAAAatccaattaaaatttttaatgttttcttgATGATATAGAAATTGCCCAAGCCACCTCTAAGTGGTCAGTAAATACTTTTACCAAACCAACATTTATGAGAAATCGATGTGAGGAGGATAATCTGAAAGTTTCACTGTCAGTTACTATTTTACTTTTCCACCCCTAAGCAGTCAGTAAATACTTTTACCAAACCAACATTTTTGTTATTATCGTCCTCCTAAACAAATGTCATTTCATGGTCTTTTTCCCTGTTCGAAGTATTAGTTGTAAAACTTGATGCCATGTGTGAGAAATATTATGAGTTTGGAAGAAAGTAAATTTTGCCTCAATTGCTACTTTGGCTTTCCACTGGTACTGATTATTCACTCCTGGAGAAAACTCTCTCCATGTGTCACAACATCTAGAAATTTCATGTTCCCCCTAATTTGAAATTCTCTTAGGCTCCATTTAGATGAAGGTAATTGAAAGATAGGATTTGGATTTAACAAGGCTATGTTcaaaaaaactagaaaacatCATGTTGGATGTATTTAGAATAACTAGATGTAGTATATTTGAAATGACTTTATGGAAGGAGCCATCTGGAATCCATTTGTTTTCctcatttccttctaattaatattttggcaTACATGGATTGTAGTAgtctaaaaaaacaatttaaccTTATAATGTCATCTAAATCCCTAGATTTGAAATTACTCCATTCAAATGGACCCTTATTTTCCTCCATATGGTTTCCAGTAGATCGGTTTTTGTGTTAGGGTGTTTAATTCAAGAGTCATATGGTCTCCAGTGGTTTGGTTTTACGGAAAGCTATGATTTGTTATATGTGCAGGCTCAAGTTCTGCTGTCTGAGATATATCCAGGAGTTTCTCCAAAGATAGGCTCCACTTACTGGGATCAGATCCTTGAAGTGGCAGTTATTTCTGTTTTAAAACGAATCCTTAAGCGTTTACATGAGTTCTTGGATCAGGTGagatcttgaatttttttttgggggataAAGAGTTCTTATTGGCCATTAAAGACTGCACTATCTAATTATGAAGGTTGTTTAATCAGGATTTAAACACAATAATTCGTTGCCATCCTATGGttcttccatttttgtttACTTCTTGGTGTTTACTATCTGTCCCTAATAGCTTCACTGTTTAGAATGCTTACTGCATTAAAACATTCTTGGTGTTTACTTCTTACTGTTAGTTATTGATCCTGGCTTCTTGATCTGCTCATCTAGGATAATCCTCCAGCCCTTCAGGTCACTTTGTCTGGCGAGATTATTATTGCCTCACCAAAGGAATCCCTCCGACTAGGACAACGGGAACGTGTTCTTGATATGCTACATCATATGATTGAGGATGCTCACAAGGGCAAGCGGCAGTTTCTCAGTGGTACATTTTATAGTTCCCCTTTTTCGTAGTGTGGAAGGAAGGGGAAATATGCTCTATGGCTGCTCTGCTTCATATGGCTTAAACAGAAATCTGCTCTATGGCTGCTCTGCTTCATATGgcttaaacataaatatgcTCTATGGCTGCTCTGCTTCATATGGCTTAAACATGTCTTTAATTTCACACAGGTAAGCTCCATAATCTTGCAAGAGCTGTGGCTGATGAAGAAACAGAGCTAAATTTCTATAAAGGAGAAGGCCCATCTGCTGAACAGAAGGTTCTTTCTGATCTTGACAAGGATGGAGTTTTTGGACTTGGGCTAAGAGTTGCCAAGCAGATACCTTCAAGTTCTGCAATTGGAGAAACAAGTGTGCAGCCTGTTGGTTATGATGTAAAGGACAGTGGGAAGAGATTTTTTGGTTCATTAAGTACCAAACCCATGACATATCTTTCACAGTTTATTCTCCATATTGCTGCAATTGGTGACATAGTTGATGGAACTGATACAACTCAtgatttcaactttttttcaCTCGTGTATGAGTGGCCCAAAGATGTAAGATTATTTTCTGTGTTATTGAAGAATTCTTTGCTTTCTGcgttttgttttcaataaaattttggaattgaGATTTGGTTCAAACAATCGGATATTTTTGGAAGCATCTTAATTTCAGGAACTGCGTAGATACTTAGGTTTAATTTCAAAAGAGAACCTCAAACTATACAATTACAACTATTGTAGATGCGACATGAAGTACTATGTTATATTGACTTTTAGGCCCAACTATAATGGAAGTAAATGTGGAACTGATGAGTAGTTGTGCTAGTTTTTGTATGTAGCATTTCATGTTGTTTACCAGGAATGTCCCACTTGCTGAAACAGTAAACGTATACTGGATGAAGACAAAAAGTTTTAACTTTATCCCAAGCTGCAGTTTGGTTGTCAAAAGTATCTTTTTCTTGAATACGATTGTTTTTTCttatacaaaaaaagaagaagagaatgtataattaatgaaaatgaggaaaaagaaatgcaaTGCAAACTATATTTTCCATGTTACTCATATTTGTACAAGTTGAAAACTATGGTTTTTCTGTTAGAACCTATTCAAATATAATACTCGTCTCATGAAAAACTGATTAGATAGATATgtgtaataattttaattttcagaaaTACATGGTTTTTATGGATCGTTAATGTAATGGTAGCAATGATATATAAAGGGTTATTACTAGCTCTGTTTGATGCAGGACTTGCcagtctgtttttattgtttaatttgataCCAATGAAATCTGATTGTTGAAGGTCTCTTAGTTCTTAATTATGTGTCATGATCTATTTGACTTGGACTAACTTGAAAGCTGACAAGTTCTTTATGTTAGGAGTTGGCAAATTTCTGTTTCTGCTGTATTATTGATATGCTCGTGTATGGCTACTGTATTTTGCAGCTTTTAACCCGTCTTGTCTTTGATCGAGGCAGCACTGATGCAGCTGGTAAGGTAGCTGAGATTATGTGTGCAGATTTTGTCCATGAAGTAATTTCAGCATGTGTACCTCCAGTTTATCCCCCACGATCTGGTCATGGGTGGGCTTGCATTCCGGTCACTCCCACCTTCCCTAAAAGTGGCTCAGAAAATAAAGTATTGTCCCCCTCTTTCAAAGAAGCGAAGCCTAATAGTTACTGCCGTTCCTCATCATTGCCTGGAATCCCTCTATACCCTTTAGAGTTAGATATAGTAAAACATTTGGTTAAACTATCCCCAGTGAGGGCGGTCTTAGCATGTGTTTTTGGGAGTACCATTTTGTACAATGGCAGTGATTCTTCTATATCGAGCTCCTTGGACGGAGGATTGCTGCAGGCACCTGATGTTGACCGGTTGTTTTATGAGTTTGCTCTTGATCAATCTGAGAGGTTACTTTCATGCCTGTaaattattttcctttgtCATTTACATTATGGTTTCCTAGTTTTTACTTGTTATTTTGACGTGCAGGTTCCCAACTTTAAACCGATGGATACAAATGCAAACTAACCTTCATCGAGTTTCGGAGTTTGCTGTAACCATTAAGCAAACTGCCGATGGTGGTGAGGCTAGAGCTGAAGCAAGAGCTATCAAGAGACTACGTGAGATTGATAGTGATACTGAGTCAGAAGTTGATGACATTGTTGGTAGCAGTAGTGTTTCAACAGCTTTACCAGACGCCAGTGGCCAAGATGGTGCAGCTACTGAACCTTGGGATGGTTCTTCAAAATCTGACGTTGCTGAGCTTGACACTTcagttttcctttcttttgattGGGAAAATGAAGAACCATATGAGAAAGCTGTACAGCGGTATTGTAGTTCTGTCTTGTTTCAACATTCATTCAAATAAACAGTTACTCGTtcacttctttttcctttttgggtcTCAATACTTGTTCACTTCTTCAGCTGATTTTATTGTTATCTTCTGCTGGTGTTCTCTATAAATGTTTGCTAACATTCTGGCATGTTTACTTTGAATTCTAAGGTGGGACTCACATTGCTAAGTCAATTTTTCGAATTGTATGACCTACTAAGATACATACTCAGAAATCTTCCACTAGACAGAAAGCATGATCGTATGACTGGTTCTAGTGCTGAAAAAGCAGAGTGAAAGAAGACTTTTCAGACATAAGGAATTTTATGAGAAATATATGCATGCATATGTTGGATTAGCGTCTTTAGTTTCTATGGAGTTTCATGTATAAATTATCTGGTTTTGGAGAGCATATTTATCGGGAAttgcctttattttttggagGGAGGGTGTGTTATTGGTGTCAATTctgttcttcttttgtttgcttttagGATAATTTTGTCATCATGCTGACAATTGAAGGTGGCATTACTCTTTCCAGTCACTGATTGCTGTCAATTAACAGATTGATAGATGAAGGAAAACTCATGGATGCTCTTGCACTTTCTGATCGCTTTCTACGTAATGGAGCTTCAGATCAATTACTTCAGCTAATCATTGAATGTGGGGAAGAAAATCATTCAGTCGCTGGACTCTCTCAGGGTTATGGAGGCAATAGTATCTGGAGCAATAATTGGCAGTATTGCCTGCGGTTGAAAGATAAACAAGTGGCTGCTAGACTTGCTCTCAAGTATGTAATGTCATGGGTTTATAAGTTCCCTTGGTGAATGCTAGCTGATAAGAAATATATTAAGATATTTTCCTTTGGCATCtatcatctttattttttacatttgTGGAGCAGTGCTTGGTTCTAGTAATAAAAATGTTCCTATTTGATATTTCAGATTTATATACATGgccttttattaatttttaagtgATGCAGGAAGTTTATGAATCTATTGCGGTCTTTAATGAAAATGTCTTGTTCCTGTTAGTTGGAAAGAGTCAATTCCCCACTCGTTCCCTCTGagtctctttttttggttcgGCTTGGTTCCTAGCATTACATGTTGTAAATCAGCTAAACACTTTTCCCATTGTTGCACTGATGGTATGTAGGAACAATTACGTGCTTCTTTCCATAGAATTTCTAGAATCTTACAAGTTTTATTCCAGGTATATGCATAGATGGGAGTTGGATGCTGCTTTGGATGTTCTCACAATGTGCAGCTGCCACCTACCTCAAAATGATCCCATTAGGAAGGAGGTACTGCTTTTTGATTTGATAAGTTGCTTATATTCTATTACTGCTAAATCTCTGTCTCAATTACCTGAAGCTTGATAAGGGTTCTCTATTTTGCATTAATTTTTCATCTATTTTTGGTTGATGATGTACTCCTTTTGGATGCATAGGTCATGCATATGAGACAAGCTTTGCAGAGGTACAGCCACATTCTAAATGCAGATGAGCACTTTAGCAGCTGGCAAGAGGTTAAAATTCTGGACTCTGTGGACTAAAATGAGAAGTGAAAATGATAGAGATATTAAGAGCATAGTTCtgctagtttttatttatttatttcatggtAGCATGGATATCGTATTAATTTGGGTTttattctctctttttgtttttctttgtccaATGTCAGGTTGAAGCAGAGTGTAAGGAAGATCCTGAGGGGTTAGCACTTAGATTAGCTGGAAAAGGAGCTGTTTCTGCTGCTTTAGAAGTGGCTGAAAGTGCAGGATTATCCATAGAATTGAGGAGGGAACTGCAGGGCCGGCAACTTGTAAAACTTTTGACTGCAGATCCTCTCAGTGGTGGAGGTCCAGCAGAAGCTTCACGATTTCTTTCTTCCCTACGTGACTCAGATGATGCTCTACCAGTTGCCATGGGTGCAATGCAGCTTTTACCTGATTTGCGGTCAAAGCAGCTGCTTGtaattagttttctttttggcaaTATTCTGCTGGAAATTTATTTTGATCTCATAAAGTATAGTATTTGagttttgaatttcatatacCTCTTagttgtgatttttatttttattttttacttttgtaaAGGTTCATTTCTTCCTGAAGCGAAGAGAAGGGAATCTTTCAGATGTTGAGGTTTCTCGGCTTAACTCATGGGCCTTAGGTCTTCGTGTTCTGGCTGCCTTGCCGTTGCCATGGCAGCAAAGATGTTCTTCCTTGCACGAGCACCCGCATTTGATACTTGAGGTTCTTCTGATGAGGAAACAGCTACAGTCTGCTGCATTGGTTAGATATCACTTCTTAAGTTCCTTCAGTCACACACGAATGTCTAGCATATTTTGTATTTAGAAAGATTTGAATACCATAAGATCATTTGTCACTACTTACTGCATGAAAGGCATAAAATTTGGATTGCGATTCCTTATCCGGTTTGGTGTTTTGCATGTTTTTCTGTGTTTGTAGTTCTCTGATGCTGTTACTTAATCAACATTTTTTTGCTTAACAGATTCTCAAAGAATTTCCTTTGTTGAGAGACAATAATGTCATTATTGCCTACGCTGCTAAAGCTATTGCTATCAGTATTAGCTCACCTCCAAGAGAATATCGAGTATCTGTTTCGGGGACTAGATTAAAGCAGAAAACAAGAACAGGTGCTCCTGTGAGGTCTTCTTTCACTAGCAGTCTAAATAACTTGCAAAAAGAGGCTCGTCGAGCTTTCTCTTGGGCTCCACGAAATACTGGAGACAGGGCCGCCCCAAAAGATGTTTACCGTAAAAGAAAGAGTTCTGGATTGACATCATCGGAAAAAGTAGCTTGGGAGGCCATGGCTGGTATCCAGGAGGATCGTGCTTCATCATATTCTGTTGATGGGCAAGAACGGCTTCCTGCTATTTCAATTTCTGAAGAATGGATGCTAACTGGTGATTCAACGAAGGATGAAGCTGTTCGTGCATCTCACCGATATGAAAGTGCCCCTGACATTACCCTTTTCAAGGTATTCTAGTGAAATAGGCTATACCTTTTGCATTTTAATTTGCAAAGCACCCCTAGATACATAATAAAGACAGTAAAGCTAAATATGTTCCTTGCTGTCCATAAAGCTAATAATGTTTCATACTGCCATTTGCTCCATTTCATATGTAGATATTATGGGAGAATCCATGGGTTAATCTTACATCGGTATTCTAACTTCTGAGGATTGCCAATTTCATAAGGGCACGCAAGCTTAATTATACACTTTCCCTGTATGAAGTTTTCCTCTGATTTGTAACATTTTATGCTTGTATATCCAGTTAAAGTAGTGGGTTCTTCAGCATGCTGGGATCTTGTTTAGGCATGCTGCTCGGCTGACAGTttggtatttatttttgtaggcACTGCTTTCTCTATGTTCTGATGACTCTGTCTCTGCAAAGAGTGCATTGGATTTGTGTGTTAATCAGATGAAGAATGTGCTGAGCTCCCAACAATTGCCAGAGAATGCATCTATGGAAATAATTGGTCGAGCATATCATGCCACTGAGACGTTTGTACAGGTATACCTTCAGTAAGCTCTTACAACATGGTTAAAATTCCATAACCAACAAAGGCAGATCATGTATCTTTGCCTTGTAAAGACAGGGTTATGGTTTTGTTATGCAATCACCTTTATGTGCAGTTTAGTTGGTAATGCAGATTGCAATGCTAGTTCTCACCGCATGCTTTTACAGGGGCTACTTTATGCTAAATCCCTGCTGAGAAAGCTTGTGGGTGGTAGTGATTTGTCGAGTAATTCTGAAAGAAGTAGGGACGCTGATGATGCATCCTCTGATGCTGGTAGCTCCAGTGTGGGCAGTCAGTCCACAGATGAGCTATCTGAAGTTCTCTTGCAGGCAGACATTTGGCTAGGACGTGC
This window encodes:
- the LOC18793494 gene encoding uncharacterized protein LOC18793494 isoform X2, giving the protein MDKETEILSRLAANHLYLAQFEPLRAIVVALRARNPDLALAVLQTIVAHSGRFENILWSKSCPSPALLTYLSTLELLQFDNASSVWSFDPETLRLRAEFLLLVQNLIDRVSESMRKNFDLESIEKEKEKEGLGESESFEERAEFLGKSEDTGKDLRDASGELDSCVRILDRVLELGVNRLKPDSVVVGAADTDGGSENEAAGVVSIEEGELMCLRSVVWDNRDVFDALCWNIQSQVRGWEGYDSSGLAITLRRDENAGEMSKEDLKVLGLIQRSVQLAHLDAMKECMKDGDVDGVVSRIHFLHLDYGVEETEYRMVLQDLLKMVSSGKEGYGDSWRNMREKLLWIYSTAIASNCGHLVKMIQALQDDLLSKEIEVYRSLDNNQIPPPLERLQRYHVELNPDTETSTLNTVVGFCMRDMYHYARVSGLHVLECVMDTALSAVKREQLQEASNILLLFPRLQPLVATMGWDLLSGKTTARRKLMQLLWRSKSQVFRLEESSLYSNLSDEVSCVEYLCDSLCYQLDLASFVACVNSGQSWNSKLSLMLSAKEQIAFSSEDQQLDPFVENFVLERLSVQSPLRVLFDVVPGIKFQEAIELISMQPISSTLEAWKRMQDIELMHMRYALDSAVLAVGVMERTMTGERESLHQVAFDHLKDLQNHLEAVNDIPRKIMMANVIISLLHMDDLSLNLAHCASPGSYSESHYTCSSEQTDLTREEGNKLVVSFTGKLLDILHHCLPSTITELDHALSDGVSRGGRQALEWRASIAKHFIEEWEWRLSILQRLLPLSERQWRWKEALTVLRAAPSKLLNLCMQRAKYDIGEEAVHRFSLSAEDKATLELAEWVDSAVRRQSVEDVVSRATDGGTSTIHDLDFSSLRSQLGPLAAILLCIDVAATSARSAKISQQLLDQAQVLLSEIYPGVSPKIGSTYWDQILEVAVISVLKRILKRLHEFLDQDNPPALQVTLSGEIIIASPKESLRLGQRERVLDMLHHMIEDAHKGKRQFLSGKLHNLARAVADEETELNFYKGEGPSAEQKVLSDLDKDGVFGLGLRVAKQIPSSSAIGETSVQPVGYDVKDSGKRFFGSLSTKPMTYLSQFILHIAAIGDIVDGTDTTHDFNFFSLVYEWPKDLLTRLVFDRGSTDAAGKVAEIMCADFVHEVISACVPPVYPPRSGHGWACIPVTPTFPKSGSENKVLSPSFKEAKPNSYCRSSSLPGIPLYPLELDIVKHLVKLSPVRAVLACVFGSTILYNGSDSSISSSLDGGLLQAPDVDRLFYEFALDQSERFPTLNRWIQMQTNLHRVSEFAVTIKQTADGGEARAEARAIKRLREIDSDTESEVDDIVGSSSVSTALPDASGQDGAATEPWDGSSKSDVAELDTSVFLSFDWENEEPYEKAVQRLIDEGKLMDALALSDRFLRNGASDQLLQLIIECGEENHSVAGLSQGYGGNSIWSNNWQYCLRLKDKQVAARLALKYMHRWELDAALDVLTMCSCHLPQNDPIRKEVMHMRQALQRYSHILNADEHFSSWQEVEAECKEDPEGLALRLAGKGAVSAALEVAESAGLSIELRRELQGRQLVKLLTADPLSGGGPAEASRFLSSLRDSDDALPVAMGAMQLLPDLRSKQLLVHFFLKRREGNLSDVEVSRLNSWALGLRVLAALPLPWQQRCSSLHEHPHLILEVLLMRKQLQSAALILKEFPLLRDNNVIIAYAAKAIAISISSPPREYRVSVSGTRLKQKTRTGAPVRSSFTSSLNNLQKEARRAFSWAPRNTGDRAAPKDVYRKRKSSGLTSSEKVAWEAMAGIQEDRASSYSVDGQERLPAISISEEWMLTGDSTKDEAVRASHRYESAPDITLFKALLSLCSDDSVSAKSALDLCVNQMKNVLSSQQLPENASMEIIGRAYHATETFVQGLLYAKSLLRKLVGGSDLSSNSERSRDADDASSDAGSSSVGSQSTDELSEVLLQADIWLGRAELLQSLLGSGIAASLDDIADKESSACLRDRLIVDERYSMAVYTCKKCKIDVVPVWNAWGHALIRMEHYAQARVKFKQALQLYKADPAPVILEIINTIEGGPPVDVSAVRSMYEHLAKSAPTILDDSLSADSYLNVLYLPSTFPRSERSRRSHESANNNSTYISDFEDGPRSNLDSVRYVECVNYLQEVLVCNFLQPFAVCTTAFAQFHV
- the LOC18793494 gene encoding uncharacterized protein LOC18793494 isoform X1 produces the protein MDKETEILSRLAANHLYLAQFEPLRAIVVALRARNPDLALAVLQTIVAHSGRFENILWSKSCPSPALLTYLSTLELLQFDNASSVWSFDPETLRLRAEFLLLVQNLIDRVSESMRKNFDLESIEKEKEKEGLGESESFEERAEFLGKSEDTGKDLRDASGELDSCVRILDRVLELGVNRLKPDSVVVGAADTDGGSENEAAGVVSIEEGELMCLRSVVWDNRDVFDALCWNIQSQVRGWEGYDSSGLAITLRRDENAGEMSKEDLKVLGLIQRSVQLAHLDAMKECMKDGDVDGVVSRIHFLHLDYGVEETEYRMVLQDLLKMVSSGKEGYGDSWRNMREKLLWIYSTAIASNCGHLVKMIQALQDDLLSKEIEVYRSLDNNQIPPPLERLQRYHVELNPDTETSTLNTVVGFCMRDMYHYARVSGLHVLECVMDTALSAVKREQLQEASNILLLFPRLQPLVATMGWDLLSGKTTARRKLMQLLWRSKSQVFRLEESSLYSNLSDEVSCVEYLCDSLCYQLDLASFVACVNSGQSWNSKLSLMLSAKEQIAFSSEDQQLDPFVENFVLERLSVQSPLRVLFDVVPGIKFQEAIELISMQPISSTLEAWKRMQDIELMHMRYALDSAVLAVGVMERTMTGERESLHQVAFDHLKDLQNHLEAVNDIPRKIMMANVIISLLHMDDLSLNLAHCASPGSYSESHYTCSSEQTDLTREEGNKLVVSFTGKLLDILHHCLPSTITELDHALSDGVSRGGRQALEWRASIAKHFIEEWEWRLSILQRLLPLSERQWRWKEALTVLRAAPSKLLNLCMQRAKYDIGEEAVHRFSLSAEDKATLELAEWVDSAVRRQSVEDVVSRATDGGTSTIHDLDFSSLRSQLGPLAAILLCIDVAATSARSAKISQQLLDQAQVLLSEIYPGVSPKIGSTYWDQILEVAVISVLKRILKRLHEFLDQDNPPALQVTLSGEIIIASPKESLRLGQRERVLDMLHHMIEDAHKGKRQFLSGKLHNLARAVADEETELNFYKGEGPSAEQKVLSDLDKDGVFGLGLRVAKQIPSSSAIGETSVQPVGYDVKDSGKRFFGSLSTKPMTYLSQFILHIAAIGDIVDGTDTTHDFNFFSLVYEWPKDLLTRLVFDRGSTDAAGKVAEIMCADFVHEVISACVPPVYPPRSGHGWACIPVTPTFPKSGSENKVLSPSFKEAKPNSYCRSSSLPGIPLYPLELDIVKHLVKLSPVRAVLACVFGSTILYNGSDSSISSSLDGGLLQAPDVDRLFYEFALDQSERFPTLNRWIQMQTNLHRVSEFAVTIKQTADGGEARAEARAIKRLREIDSDTESEVDDIVGSSSVSTALPDASGQDGAATEPWDGSSKSDVAELDTSVFLSFDWENEEPYEKAVQRLIDEGKLMDALALSDRFLRNGASDQLLQLIIECGEENHSVAGLSQGYGGNSIWSNNWQYCLRLKDKQVAARLALKYMHRWELDAALDVLTMCSCHLPQNDPIRKEVMHMRQALQRYSHILNADEHFSSWQEVEAECKEDPEGLALRLAGKGAVSAALEVAESAGLSIELRRELQGRQLVKLLTADPLSGGGPAEASRFLSSLRDSDDALPVAMGAMQLLPDLRSKQLLVHFFLKRREGNLSDVEVSRLNSWALGLRVLAALPLPWQQRCSSLHEHPHLILEVLLMRKQLQSAALILKEFPLLRDNNVIIAYAAKAIAISISSPPREYRVSVSGTRLKQKTRTGAPVRSSFTSSLNNLQKEARRAFSWAPRNTGDRAAPKDVYRKRKSSGLTSSEKVAWEAMAGIQEDRASSYSVDGQERLPAISISEEWMLTGDSTKDEAVRASHRYESAPDITLFKALLSLCSDDSVSAKSALDLCVNQMKNVLSSQQLPENASMEIIGRAYHATETFVQGLLYAKSLLRKLVGGSDLSSNSERSRDADDASSDAGSSSVGSQSTDELSEVLLQADIWLGRAELLQSLLGSGIAASLDDIADKESSACLRDRLIVDERYSMAVYTCKKCKIDVVPVWNAWGHALIRMEHYAQARVKFKQALQLYKADPAPVILEIINTIEGGPPVDVSAVRSMYEHLAKSAPTILDDSLSADSYLNVLYLPSTFPRSERSRRSHESANNNSTYISDFEDGPRSNLDSVRYVECVNYLQEYARQHLLNFMFRHGHYNDACMLFFPPNTVAPPPQPSTVGVASSSSSPQRPDPLGTDYGTIDDLCDLCIGYGAMPILEEVISERMTSANPKDVAVNQYTAAALARICIYCETHRHFNYLYKFQVIKKDHVAAGLCCIQLFMNSSLQEEAIKHLENAKMHFDEALSARYKGGDSTKLVTKGVRGKSASEKLTEEGLVKFSARVAIQVEVVRSYNDSDGPHWKHSLFGNPNDPETFRRRCKIAESLVEKNFDLAFQVIYEFNLPAVDIYAGVAASLAERKRGSQLTEFFRNIKGTIDDDDWDQVLGAAINVYANKHKERPDRLIDMLTSSHRKVLACVVCGRLKSAFQIASRSGSVADVQYVAHQALHANALPVLDMCKQWLAQYM